From Pan troglodytes isolate AG18354 chromosome 9, NHGRI_mPanTro3-v2.0_pri, whole genome shotgun sequence, the proteins below share one genomic window:
- the LOC748526 gene encoding olfactory receptor 5AN6-like: MTGERNSTRITKFILLGFSEFPKNPIFLFSIFLGIYLLTVSWNISLITLIRTDFHLHTPMYFFLSNLSFLDICYVSTIAPKMLSDFFKKHKFISFMGCSVQYFFFSSLGLTECCLLAAMAYDRYAAICNPLLYRAIMSPTLCVQMVAGSCITGFLGSFIQLCALLQLHFCGPNVINHFFCDLPQLLILSCSDTFFFQVMISVLTVIFGLTSVLVIMISYGYIIATILKITSAEGRAKAFNTCASHLTAVILFFVSGIFVYMYPNAGNSLSQKKLASVLYTVIIPMLNPVIYSLRNKEIKDALNRWKKRIFSWCYGMK, encoded by the coding sequence ATGACTGGGGAAAGGAACAGTACAAGAATTACAAAGTTCATTCTCTTGGGATTCTCTGAATTTCCAAAGAACcctattttcctcttttcaatATTCCTAGGGATCTACCTCCTGACAGTGTCCTGGAACATAAGCCTCATCACGCTTATCAGGACGGACTTCCATCTGCATACACCTATGTACTTTTTCCTTAGTAATCTGTCGTTTCTGGACATCTGCTATGTTTCCACTATAGCCCCCAAGATGCTCTCAGACTTCTTCAAGAAGCATAAATTCATCTCCTTTATGGGGTGCAGTGTGCAGTACTTTTTCTTCTCTAGCCTAGGTCTAACTGAGTGCTGTCTTCTGGCAGCCATGGCTTATGATCGATATGCTGCCATTTGCAACCCTCTGCTCTACAGGGCCATCATGTCTCCCACCCTCTGCGTGCAGATGGTGGCAGGATCTTGTATAACTGGATTCTTAGGCTCATTTATCCAACTCTGTGCCTTGCTTCAGCTCCATTTCTGTGGGCCAAATGTCATCAACCATTTCTTCTGTGATCTGCCCCAGCTGCTGATTCTATCCTGTTCTGACACCTTTTTCTTTCAAGTCATGATCTCTGTTCTCACAGTGATCTTTGGACTCACGTCTGTCTTAGTTATCATGATATCTTATGGTTATATCATTGCCACCATTCTGAAGATCACCTCAGCTGAAGGCAGAGCCAAAGCTTTCAACACTTGTGCTTCTCACCTTACAGCAGTGATCCTTTTCTTTGTCTCAGGTATCTTTGTTTATATGTATCCTAATGCTGGTAATTCCCTGAGCCAAAAGAAGTTGGCATCAGTCTTATACACAGTTATAATCCCCATGTTAAATCCAGTGATCTACAGCCTGAGGAACAAGGAAATCAAAGATGCTCTAAACAGATGGAAGAAGAGAATCTTCTCCTGGTGTTatggaatgaaataa